A region from the Planctomycetaceae bacterium genome encodes:
- a CDS encoding class I SAM-dependent methyltransferase, whose protein sequence is MTEIINGSIYDFPKYYDLLFGSDWKAEFDFFRACFAKHAGCPVRRVFEPACGTGRLLIKLVQAGYKVSGNDLNHKAVDFCNDRLQRHGFDRSVTVGDMSNFRLKSRVDAAFNTINSFRHLATEKQATDHLQCMANALRKGGLYILGIHLEPTVGQPMEEESWSARRGNLAITSYMRSRGIDRRRRMEMLDMTLDIYTPTAHRRIIDYMEYRTYRHAQFRSLLRRIPQLEIAETYDFSYDVDRPCQVSAITEDVVFILRKK, encoded by the coding sequence ATGACTGAAATCATCAACGGCAGCATTTACGATTTCCCGAAGTACTACGACCTGTTGTTTGGCTCCGACTGGAAGGCGGAATTCGACTTCTTCCGAGCCTGTTTTGCCAAACACGCGGGCTGCCCGGTCCGGCGCGTTTTTGAACCGGCGTGCGGCACCGGACGGCTGCTGATCAAGTTGGTTCAGGCGGGTTACAAAGTCAGCGGCAACGATCTGAATCACAAGGCCGTGGATTTCTGTAACGACCGCCTGCAGCGCCACGGCTTCGACCGCAGTGTGACGGTTGGCGACATGTCGAACTTCCGGCTGAAATCACGTGTCGACGCTGCTTTCAACACCATCAACAGTTTTCGACATCTGGCGACGGAAAAACAGGCAACCGATCATCTGCAGTGCATGGCGAACGCACTCAGAAAGGGAGGCCTGTACATTCTGGGCATTCACCTGGAACCGACCGTCGGGCAGCCGATGGAAGAAGAAAGCTGGTCCGCGCGGCGCGGGAACCTGGCGATCACGTCTTACATGCGGTCGCGCGGAATCGACCGCAGACGTCGCATGGAAATGCTGGACATGACTCTGGACATCTACACGCCGACGGCTCACCGGCGGATCATCGACTACATGGAATATCGCACCTACAGGCATGCGCAGTTCCGATCGCTGCTGCGCAGGATTCCGCAACTGGAGATCGCAGAAACATACGACTTCAGCTACGACGTCGACCGTCCCTGCCAGGTGTCGGCGATTACCGAAGATGTCGTCTTCATTTTGCGGAAGAAGTAA
- a CDS encoding DUF1501 domain-containing protein: MMLTIQGRKSKYCDGVSRRGFLKIGGLSMAATGGVNLASIMSAQAASGVQQSDKAIINIFLGGGPPHQDMWEIKSDAPAEIRGEFSAIETSVPGIQICECFPKLAAMMDKLVVIRSVVGNSGAHDAYQCFSGWDRRMLSSVGGRPAIGSVLAKLRGPTDPGIPPAVALAAKTQHVPWSEPGSPGFLGAAYSAFRPNGAGMDDLTLNGVTLERLQDRRTLLTSLDGLKRSADATGMMDGMDAFAQAAFGVLTSRGLADALDLSKEPAEVRERYGDGKPYKYQYDGAPTCNDHILLARRLVEAGVRCVTLSYGRWDSHGANFDLVRDHGSKLDQAVSALVEDLEERGMLDNVTILVWGEFGRTPRINPGAGRDHWPQVSCALMAGGGMKTGQAIGATNRLGEYATERPVDVQEIVATAYHNLGINTMNTTLSDPTGRPQFLVDIREPIRELV; the protein is encoded by the coding sequence ATGATGCTTACAATTCAGGGACGCAAATCGAAGTACTGCGACGGAGTCAGTCGTCGCGGTTTCCTGAAAATCGGCGGGCTTTCCATGGCCGCAACAGGGGGAGTCAACCTGGCTTCCATCATGTCGGCCCAGGCCGCGTCCGGGGTCCAACAGTCGGACAAAGCCATCATTAACATCTTTCTGGGAGGCGGTCCGCCTCACCAGGACATGTGGGAGATCAAGTCGGACGCTCCTGCCGAAATTCGCGGCGAATTCAGCGCGATCGAAACGAGCGTTCCCGGGATTCAGATCTGTGAATGTTTCCCGAAGCTGGCCGCGATGATGGACAAGCTGGTCGTCATTCGCTCGGTCGTCGGCAACTCGGGAGCACATGACGCCTACCAGTGTTTCTCCGGCTGGGACCGGCGCATGCTGTCGTCCGTCGGAGGCCGGCCCGCAATCGGTTCCGTGCTTGCAAAACTGCGCGGTCCCACGGATCCCGGAATTCCGCCGGCAGTTGCCCTGGCGGCAAAGACACAGCATGTGCCCTGGTCAGAACCCGGTTCACCGGGATTTCTGGGAGCCGCCTATTCCGCGTTTCGTCCCAACGGCGCTGGTATGGACGATTTGACGCTGAATGGCGTGACGCTGGAACGACTGCAGGATCGGCGCACTCTGCTGACCAGCCTGGATGGACTGAAACGCAGCGCCGACGCCACCGGCATGATGGACGGTATGGACGCGTTTGCTCAGGCGGCCTTTGGAGTCCTGACATCACGAGGTCTGGCGGACGCTCTGGATCTTTCGAAGGAACCCGCCGAAGTGCGCGAACGCTATGGCGACGGCAAGCCGTACAAGTACCAGTATGATGGAGCTCCGACGTGCAATGACCACATCCTGCTGGCTCGACGGCTGGTCGAAGCCGGCGTGCGCTGCGTCACGCTGTCGTATGGTCGATGGGACAGCCACGGAGCCAACTTCGACCTGGTTCGCGATCACGGCAGCAAGCTTGACCAGGCCGTCAGTGCTCTGGTCGAGGATCTCGAAGAACGCGGAATGCTGGACAACGTGACCATTCTTGTCTGGGGCGAATTCGGCCGCACACCGCGGATCAACCCCGGTGCCGGCCGCGACCACTGGCCGCAGGTCAGCTGTGCTCTGATGGCCGGCGGCGGCATGAAGACAGGACAGGCCATCGGCGCTACAAACCGACTGGGCGAATACGCCACGGAACGTCCCGTCGATGTTCAGGAAATCGTCGCCACCGCGTATCACAACCTTGGTATCAATACGATGAATACCACGCTGAGTGATCCAACCGGTCGACCTCAGTTCCTGGTGGATATTCGCGAGCCCATTCGTGAATTGGTGTAG